Proteins encoded by one window of Salvia splendens isolate huo1 chromosome 7, SspV2, whole genome shotgun sequence:
- the LOC121811534 gene encoding cytochrome b561 and DOMON domain-containing protein At5g47530-like, whose protein sequence is MFRPALIPSLLFFISLYTSSSHAQSCTNYTFAGNQIFSHCADLPNLNSFLHWNYDESTKTVNIAYRHVTVAASRWVAWAINPTGRGMIGAQALVAFQKSDGTMRAYTSPVNSYQAQLAEGDLSFPVSDLSATFAGNEYTIFATLKLDNVSSTLSQVWQEGPLSGDYPAQHPTSGANVQSAGNLNLLSGQTGRTSGAVIDSRTKKKNIHGVLNSVSWGILLPIGAITARYLKVFPAADPTWFYLHALFQSSGYITGVAGWITGLQLGSQSGGITYTAHRIIGIVIFTLATLQVTALLLRPKKEHKLRFYWNVYHHFIGYSVIVLSIINIFKGFNILHPDQKWRTAYFAVLIGLAALAAILEICTWCVVLKRKKSSRPDMISNGNHGYNGYGASGQERV, encoded by the exons ATGTTTAGGCCTGCCTTAATCCCCTCTctcctcttcttcatctctCTCTACACATCCTCATCCCACGCACAATCATGCACCAACTACACCTTCGCCGGCAACCAGATATTCAGCCACTGCGCCGATCTCCCTAACCTCAACTCCTTCCTCCACTGGAACTACGACGAATCCACCAAAACGGTCAATATCGCGTACCGGCACGTGACGGTGGCAGCGTCGAGATGGGTGGCGTGGGCGATCAACCCTACTGGCAGAGGGATGATCGGAGCGCAAGCCCTCGTTGCATTCCAGAAATCAGACGGCACCATGAGGGCGTACACGTCGCCGGTCAACAGCTACCAGGCTCAGTTGGCAGAGGGGGATTTGAGCTTTCCGGTTTCCGACTTGTCGGCGACTTTTGCCGGGAATGAGTACACCATCTTTGCCACGCTCAAGCTTGATAATGTGAGCTCTACCTTGAGCCAAGTATGGCAGGAAGGCCCCCTCTCTGGGGATTACCCGGCCCAGCATCCCACCTCCGGCGCCAATGTCCAGTCCGCCGGGAACTTGAATCTTCTCTCCGGCCAGACCGGGAGAACGTCGGGAGCCGTCATCGACTCCCGCACCAAGAAAAAGAAt ATTCACGGAGTGCTGAACTCAGTGAGTTGGGGAATACTACTTCCAATCGGTGCTATCACAGCGAGGTACCTGAAAGTATTTCCGGCAGCCGATCCAACATGGTTTTACCTTCACGCTCTTTTCCAGAGCTCGGGCTACATTACCGGAGTGGCAGGGTGGATCACTGGACTCCAGCTCGGGAGCCAGTCTGGCGGAATCACATACACGGCTCACAGGATCATCGGCATAGTCATCTTCACCCTGGCAACCCTGCAGGTGACTGCTCTGCTTCTGAGGCCGAAGAAGGAGCACAAATTGAGATTCTATTGGAATGTGTACCACCACTTCATTGGATACTCTGTTATAGTCCTCAGCATCATCAACATTTTCAAGGGCTTCAACATCCTACATCCTGATCAGAAATGGAGGACTGCCTACTTCGCGGTCTTGATCGGCCTGGCTGCTCTCGCTGCCATTCTCGAAATCTGCACATGGTGTGTTGTCTTGAAGAGGAAGAAGTCGAGCCGCCCTGACATGATATCAAATGGAAACCATGGCTATAATGGATATGGTGCAAGTGGTCAAGAAAGGGTTTGA